A region of Desulfuromonas thiophila DNA encodes the following proteins:
- a CDS encoding class I SAM-dependent methyltransferase: MPQSSLSDSFDYRSRIKHSAEKAEKYQRRRARKHRNEMALLDRGLRHLRQVRSVLDAPCGVGRACLLLEQRGFEVTGVDLGEGALQAAREAVQAAGASALIERADLERLPYNAGQFDACLCFRFIHHLPTAALRQRIIAELCRVAGRYVLISYLSPLSVTSLRRRLGQTWRKRPQVQHCTRLTELRQHFAAAGFDFEADLAQLPLLHSLHLAIFRRRTVLP; this comes from the coding sequence ATGCCCCAGTCCAGCCTCTCCGATTCCTTCGATTACCGCAGCCGCATCAAGCATTCGGCGGAAAAAGCCGAAAAATACCAGCGCCGCCGGGCGCGCAAACACCGCAACGAAATGGCCCTGCTCGACCGGGGGCTGCGGCATCTGCGGCAGGTGCGCAGCGTGCTCGACGCGCCCTGCGGTGTGGGTCGCGCCTGTCTGCTGCTGGAACAGCGCGGTTTCGAGGTTACCGGCGTCGACCTGGGCGAAGGCGCCCTGCAAGCGGCCCGCGAAGCCGTGCAGGCAGCCGGTGCCAGCGCCCTGATCGAACGGGCCGATCTCGAACGGCTGCCCTACAACGCTGGCCAGTTCGATGCCTGCCTGTGTTTTCGCTTCATCCATCATCTGCCAACCGCCGCGTTGCGGCAGCGCATCATCGCCGAGCTGTGCCGCGTCGCCGGTCGCTACGTGCTGATCAGCTATCTGAGCCCGCTGTCGGTGACCAGCCTGCGCCGCCGGTTGGGCCAGACCTGGCGCAAACGGCCGCAGGTACAGCACTGCACCCGCCTGACCGAACTGCGTCAGCATTTTGCCGCCGCCGGCTTTGACTTTGAGGCCGATCTGGCGCAACTGCCGCTGCTGCACAGCCTGCACCTGGCCATTTTCCGCCGCCGCACGGTGCTGCCATGA
- a CDS encoding LTA synthase family protein: MSGKPHSKKILVPPQPYNFIFILYGVLLTGFFILRLGLTFSMWKEIPHGFTALTYIFVKGLAYDSAFLFPALLLPALPLIFKSRPLTRKKWFRFLYEGLLFASLVMFFFILAAEILFWQEFGTRFNFIAVDYLVYRREVTQNIYESYSMFLVFLYLLSTSLPSFIFLRCRLAACLEKIPKNKNNISYLFLHGVLALLLPLILSTQNLSGSNNNYVNELSVNGPYQFITAFRLNILDYEKFYALGDPQNLSNLLKKQLHVNSATSELFDIHREITAAGSPQRLNVFLITVESLSAQYLTRFRSPDVPRLTPFLDQLIPEGLFFSNLFATGTRTTRGLEAITLSIPPTPGRALVKRPDCGPFFSLGQVLRQQGYDTAFLYGGRGFFDNMNTFFSRNGYRIIDEGNFLTEEIQFKNAWGVCDEDLYAKAIREADTVAAKGKPFFFHLMTTSNHRPYTYPKGKINIPSGSSREGAVRYTDYALEQLFLEARSHAWFDDTLFIIVADHCAGSAGKVGLPIARYHIPMLFYSPKHLASDEFANTASQIDLAPTLLGLLSFNYKSHFFGENLLAADYHPRALVGNYQKLGLYCDDQLILLEPRQGIKKIHHPWESEQIETSSPEDPLVQIAQAYYQGADYIIRHKLNQPRSAQHVAKARPHQPKLGIKEAKKNLLIQAILQHQSKAGCFAKIF, translated from the coding sequence ATGAGTGGAAAACCTCATTCCAAAAAAATCCTGGTGCCGCCACAACCTTACAATTTTATCTTTATCTTGTACGGTGTTCTGCTGACCGGCTTTTTTATACTGCGCCTTGGTCTGACTTTTTCCATGTGGAAAGAAATCCCGCATGGTTTTACAGCTCTTACCTATATTTTTGTCAAGGGCTTGGCCTATGATAGCGCTTTTCTTTTCCCTGCTCTTCTCCTGCCAGCTCTGCCACTCATTTTCAAGTCCAGACCTCTAACCCGCAAAAAATGGTTCCGCTTTTTATATGAGGGCTTGCTCTTCGCCAGTCTAGTGATGTTCTTCTTCATTCTTGCCGCTGAAATCCTTTTCTGGCAGGAATTCGGCACAAGATTTAACTTCATTGCCGTAGACTATCTCGTCTATCGCCGGGAGGTAACCCAAAATATCTACGAATCATATTCCATGTTTCTTGTTTTCCTTTACCTTCTGTCGACTTCTCTCCCATCATTTATTTTTTTACGCTGCCGCCTTGCCGCCTGCCTGGAAAAAATCCCTAAAAATAAAAACAACATCAGCTACTTATTTCTTCACGGCGTGCTCGCGCTGCTTTTACCGCTTATTTTATCAACACAAAATCTTTCAGGCTCGAACAACAACTATGTCAACGAATTGTCTGTCAATGGCCCTTATCAGTTCATTACAGCATTTCGCCTGAATATTCTGGACTACGAAAAATTTTATGCCCTTGGAGACCCCCAAAATCTTTCAAACCTGCTCAAGAAACAACTACATGTTAATTCAGCCACATCCGAGTTGTTTGACATCCACCGTGAAATTACAGCCGCAGGATCGCCTCAACGGCTTAATGTTTTTTTAATCACCGTGGAGAGCCTAAGTGCTCAGTATCTCACCCGCTTTCGGAGTCCTGACGTGCCCCGTCTGACCCCGTTTCTGGATCAACTGATCCCGGAAGGACTGTTTTTCAGCAATCTTTTTGCAACTGGAACACGCACCACCCGCGGGTTGGAGGCAATCACGCTCTCAATTCCGCCAACCCCTGGCCGAGCGCTGGTAAAACGACCGGACTGCGGCCCGTTTTTCAGTCTGGGACAGGTCTTACGCCAACAGGGCTATGACACGGCTTTTCTCTACGGTGGCCGCGGTTTTTTTGACAATATGAACACGTTTTTTTCACGTAATGGCTACCGCATCATTGATGAAGGCAATTTTCTCACGGAAGAGATTCAGTTTAAAAATGCCTGGGGAGTCTGTGATGAGGATCTGTATGCCAAAGCCATTCGGGAAGCCGACACCGTTGCCGCAAAGGGAAAACCCTTCTTTTTCCATCTGATGACCACCAGCAACCACCGCCCCTATACCTATCCAAAAGGAAAAATCAACATACCCTCGGGCAGCAGCCGGGAAGGCGCCGTCCGTTATACCGATTACGCCCTCGAACAGCTATTCCTAGAAGCCCGTTCACACGCCTGGTTTGACGATACCCTGTTCATTATTGTCGCCGATCACTGCGCGGGTAGCGCCGGCAAAGTTGGCCTGCCCATAGCCCGCTACCACATTCCAATGCTTTTTTATAGCCCAAAACATCTGGCAAGCGATGAGTTTGCGAACACGGCAAGTCAAATTGATTTAGCACCAACGCTGTTGGGCCTACTCAGCTTTAATTACAAAAGCCACTTCTTCGGGGAGAATCTGCTCGCTGCCGATTACCACCCGCGAGCGCTCGTCGGAAACTACCAGAAATTAGGTCTTTACTGCGATGATCAGCTTATTCTGTTGGAACCCCGTCAAGGCATCAAAAAAATCCACCATCCTTGGGAAAGTGAACAAATAGAGACTTCCTCGCCTGAAGACCCCCTAGTCCAAATTGCCCAAGCATACTATCAAGGGGCTGATTATATTATTCGCCACAAACTCAATCAGCCCCGCTCGGCGCAACACGTGGCCAAAGCCAGGCCACACCAACCAAAGCTTGGCATAAAAGAAGCCAAAAAAAACCTGCTGATTCAGGCAATTCTACAGCATCAGAGCAAGGCAGGCTGTTTCGCTAAAATCTTTTAA
- a CDS encoding sigma-54-dependent transcriptional regulator, producing MAHILIVDDEKNYGTVLSRLLQQQGHRTSWVGNPFAALELLAQENIQLILSDLKMPLLDGVAFLQQVRREHGAIPFIILTAYASVDTALAAMKAGAFDYLTKPFDNSELLLIVAKALDYARLQAQNQLLRAQLERSQHRQLLGESPAIRQLLTDIERVAPERTSVLILGESGTGKELVARALHQASPRAGETLVSLNCAAFAENLLESELFGHERGAFTGASERKRGLVEMAEGGTLFLDEIGELPLPLQPKLLRLLQEKRFRRVGGLKELDCNVRIVAASHRPLPQMIAEGRFREDLFYRLAVVTLELPPLRQRREDIALLATFFLQRFAREMGRGVSTIAAEALQALQQHDWPGNVRELENAIERAVIFSRGPCLQRSDLPAPLNCAVEGNPPGLPPCDSSSPLPQRLEQIEIFFIRQALQQAQGVQAQAAERLGISRSNLQYKLKKYGLIGDSEE from the coding sequence ATGGCCCACATCCTGATCGTTGATGACGAAAAGAACTACGGCACCGTGCTGAGCCGGCTGTTGCAGCAGCAGGGCCACCGCACCAGCTGGGTCGGCAATCCCTTCGCCGCCCTGGAGCTGCTGGCCCAGGAAAACATTCAGCTGATCCTGTCGGACCTGAAGATGCCGCTGCTCGATGGCGTCGCCTTTCTGCAGCAGGTGCGGCGGGAGCATGGCGCCATCCCGTTCATCATCCTGACCGCCTACGCCAGTGTCGATACGGCGCTGGCCGCCATGAAGGCGGGCGCCTTCGACTACCTGACCAAACCCTTCGACAACAGCGAGCTGTTGCTGATCGTCGCCAAGGCCCTCGACTATGCCCGCCTGCAGGCGCAAAACCAGCTCCTGCGCGCCCAGCTCGAACGCAGCCAGCACCGTCAACTGCTGGGCGAGAGCCCGGCCATCCGCCAGCTGCTGACCGATATCGAGCGGGTGGCGCCGGAGAGAACCTCGGTGCTGATTCTGGGCGAAAGCGGCACGGGCAAGGAGCTGGTGGCGCGCGCCCTGCACCAGGCCAGCCCGCGTGCCGGCGAGACCCTGGTCAGCCTCAACTGTGCCGCCTTCGCCGAGAACCTGCTGGAAAGCGAGCTGTTCGGTCACGAGCGCGGCGCCTTCACCGGCGCCAGCGAGCGCAAGCGTGGTCTGGTGGAAATGGCCGAGGGCGGCACCCTGTTCCTCGACGAAATCGGCGAGCTGCCCCTGCCGCTACAACCCAAACTGCTGCGGCTGTTGCAGGAAAAGCGTTTCCGGCGGGTTGGCGGTCTGAAGGAACTCGACTGCAACGTCCGCATCGTCGCCGCCTCGCACCGGCCCCTGCCGCAGATGATCGCCGAAGGCCGCTTCCGGGAGGATCTGTTCTACCGTCTGGCGGTGGTCACCCTGGAACTGCCGCCGCTGCGCCAGCGACGCGAGGATATCGCCCTGCTGGCCACCTTCTTCCTGCAGCGTTTCGCCCGCGAAATGGGCCGGGGGGTCAGCACCATCGCCGCCGAGGCGCTGCAGGCGCTGCAGCAGCACGACTGGCCCGGCAACGTGCGTGAACTGGAAAACGCCATCGAACGGGCGGTGATCTTCAGCCGCGGCCCCTGCCTGCAGCGCAGCGATCTGCCCGCGCCGCTGAATTGCGCCGTTGAGGGTAATCCCCCCGGCCTGCCACCCTGCGACAGCAGCAGCCCCCTGCCCCAGCGCCTGGAACAGATCGAAATCTTCTTCATCCGTCAGGCCCTGCAACAGGCCCAGGGCGTGCAGGCCCAGGCCGCCGAGCGCCTCGGCATCAGCCGCAGCAATCTGCAGTACAAGCTGAAAAAATACGGCCTGATTGGTGACAGCGAGGAATAG
- a CDS encoding twin-arginine translocase TatA/TatE family subunit, with product MLGISMTELLVILLLALLVLGPRRLPDIARGLGRGLRELRRASDELRASLELTEVDRSAAEQKVSPAAPAGQPIDFAAPAEDEAEIVAAPALSAAGQEADRAGR from the coding sequence ATGCTGGGCATCAGCATGACCGAACTGCTGGTGATTCTGCTGCTGGCGCTGCTGGTGCTGGGGCCCCGCCGGCTGCCCGATATCGCCCGTGGCCTGGGGCGGGGGCTGCGCGAACTGCGCCGTGCCAGTGACGAGTTGCGCGCCAGCCTGGAACTGACGGAGGTCGATCGGTCGGCAGCGGAGCAGAAGGTTTCGCCGGCAGCGCCTGCCGGCCAGCCGATTGATTTTGCCGCCCCAGCCGAGGACGAGGCAGAGATCGTCGCGGCGCCAGCCTTATCCGCCGCTGGCCAGGAGGCCGACCGTGCCGGTCGATGA
- a CDS encoding LTA synthase family protein, which yields MINQQKSTQKGRAIFSLLARENHGGEASGFELFFALSCLGLLLLLTLLRLSLHLTNLDQSSTATWSDLMTAYFNGLRFDSRIIAYTAFPLLPFIVLQHRSWHRPVQVVYLTAVASLFILLGLIEPIFYREFHQRLNGLVFQYLTENPITVLRMLWHGFPLSRLIVAWGLLSCSSFMALRWLSRAISKEEPSRKSHAKRWFLLLPALLVVILAARGTLRQGPPLRWGDAFTTPSIFANQLGLNPEQTLYTAIVGRLARRKPPLWKNSMAATEAIRIVRQSLLLPQETLVDAEQAVVRRVYQPRSDGQLPVRNVVVILMESLAARYVGALGDSHNITPCFDELSKKGLLFRNFLANGTHTHQGIFATMTSFPNLPGYEYLMQMSEGSHDFSGLAPLLKLLGYEDLYVYNGDFAWDNQLGFFRRQGFQNFIGRNDYVNPVVKDPTWGVSDQDMFDRAAKELASMPRKKPFFALLQTLSNHTPYALPNPLPVPAVTTAGSLNAHLTAMRYADWALGRFFAAIEKQPFFQETLFVIVGDHGFANSEQLTELDLNRFHVPLLLVAPGIQKRYGSFCDRVGSQVDIVPTILGRLGHNIQHQCWGRDLLALSPFDAGFAVIKPSGSDQTVGLVQGNRLLVWPQSRQPLHFQIDLRKHQAIATNPSPEESRQSTDFLQAYIESASHSLRQNTAGIASAQEKTL from the coding sequence ATGATCAATCAGCAAAAATCTACTCAAAAGGGTCGAGCTATATTCTCCCTGTTGGCCCGAGAAAACCACGGGGGAGAGGCTTCCGGTTTCGAGCTTTTTTTCGCTCTCTCGTGCCTGGGACTACTGCTTCTGTTGACACTCCTGCGTCTGAGCCTCCATCTCACCAACCTTGACCAAAGCAGCACGGCTACCTGGTCAGACCTTATGACCGCTTACTTCAATGGTCTACGCTTTGACTCTCGGATCATCGCCTATACGGCGTTCCCTTTGCTCCCATTCATCGTTCTTCAGCATCGTTCCTGGCACCGACCAGTTCAAGTTGTCTACCTGACTGCAGTTGCCAGTCTCTTTATTTTGCTTGGCTTGATTGAGCCGATTTTTTACCGTGAATTCCATCAACGGCTGAACGGACTGGTCTTCCAGTATCTCACCGAGAATCCCATTACCGTTCTGCGCATGCTGTGGCATGGCTTCCCCCTTTCGCGCCTGATCGTCGCTTGGGGCTTACTCAGCTGCTCATCGTTCATGGCGCTACGCTGGCTCAGCAGAGCGATCTCTAAAGAAGAACCGTCGAGAAAATCGCATGCAAAACGCTGGTTTCTGTTGCTGCCGGCACTACTCGTAGTCATTCTCGCCGCCAGAGGAACTCTGCGCCAGGGCCCCCCCCTGCGCTGGGGTGATGCCTTTACAACCCCATCCATTTTTGCCAACCAACTGGGGCTTAATCCGGAGCAAACGCTTTATACCGCCATCGTCGGTCGCTTGGCCAGGCGGAAACCGCCCCTGTGGAAAAACTCCATGGCCGCTACCGAAGCCATCCGCATCGTCCGACAATCCTTGCTTTTGCCCCAGGAAACCCTTGTAGACGCTGAACAGGCCGTTGTTCGTCGCGTCTACCAACCACGGAGCGATGGCCAGCTCCCCGTTCGCAATGTCGTGGTCATCCTCATGGAAAGTTTGGCGGCGCGATATGTTGGCGCGCTGGGAGACTCTCACAACATCACTCCCTGCTTCGATGAGCTAAGCAAAAAAGGGTTGCTGTTCAGAAATTTTCTAGCCAATGGCACCCACACACATCAGGGGATATTCGCCACCATGACTTCGTTTCCAAATCTGCCGGGCTATGAATATCTGATGCAGATGAGTGAAGGAAGCCATGATTTTTCAGGGCTAGCTCCTCTCCTCAAACTTTTAGGATATGAGGACCTATATGTTTATAATGGAGATTTTGCTTGGGACAACCAGTTGGGCTTTTTCAGACGACAAGGTTTCCAGAATTTTATCGGCCGCAACGATTATGTGAATCCTGTGGTCAAAGATCCTACTTGGGGCGTCAGCGATCAGGACATGTTCGACCGAGCAGCCAAGGAGCTCGCGAGCATGCCCCGCAAAAAACCCTTCTTTGCCTTGTTGCAAACACTGTCCAACCACACTCCCTATGCGCTTCCAAACCCACTACCTGTCCCCGCCGTAACCACTGCGGGAAGTCTTAACGCGCATCTTACCGCCATGCGTTACGCAGACTGGGCACTGGGGCGGTTTTTCGCTGCCATAGAAAAACAGCCGTTCTTTCAGGAAACCCTTTTTGTCATCGTCGGCGACCATGGCTTTGCCAATTCCGAACAGCTAACAGAACTTGATCTCAACCGATTTCACGTCCCCCTACTGCTTGTGGCGCCAGGAATTCAAAAACGCTACGGTTCTTTTTGCGACCGCGTTGGATCACAGGTTGATATCGTGCCCACCATCCTTGGCCGACTCGGCCACAACATTCAGCACCAATGCTGGGGAAGAGATTTGCTGGCCCTATCCCCGTTTGATGCCGGTTTTGCCGTCATCAAGCCCTCGGGCAGTGACCAAACTGTCGGGCTTGTCCAAGGCAACCGATTGCTGGTCTGGCCACAAAGCCGGCAGCCCCTGCATTTTCAAATCGATCTGCGCAAACACCAGGCTATCGCCACAAACCCTTCACCGGAAGAATCCCGCCAAAGCACTGATTTTCTGCAAGCCTACATTGAAAGCGCAAGTCACTCTCTGCGCCAAAATACTGCGGGCATCGCTTCCGCACAGGAAAAAACCCTATGA
- a CDS encoding phosphatase PAP2 family protein, with translation MNSSIPPIGFWRLLLWPSLLFVFAMILSLARFDQFIAEAFYNQQLGLWPFKHSWWAETIIHRGGRKIIIFTASGSLLVMLLSWSDNFWRPLSRSAFYLLLCIGLGTGLVATGKYILDRPCPWSLQQYGGTRQEISWRETLSCVGLTRAKSGHCFPAGHSAGAFSLSAGYFIFLKHNRKRAQQALFLSLALGCLFSFGQIARGAHFLSHCLCSAWLCWVVNWVLYFGPFKGKL, from the coding sequence ATGAATTCAAGCATCCCCCCCATAGGCTTCTGGCGACTGCTGCTCTGGCCCTCACTACTTTTCGTTTTTGCAATGATTTTAAGCCTCGCCAGGTTTGATCAATTCATTGCGGAGGCATTCTACAATCAACAACTTGGCCTCTGGCCTTTCAAGCACAGCTGGTGGGCCGAAACCATCATCCATAGGGGAGGACGAAAAATTATCATTTTTACCGCATCCGGGAGTCTCTTGGTCATGCTTCTGAGCTGGTCCGACAACTTCTGGCGCCCCCTCAGCCGTTCAGCCTTCTATCTGTTGCTCTGCATCGGTCTAGGAACAGGTTTGGTCGCCACTGGCAAATACATTCTGGACAGGCCCTGCCCTTGGTCTCTCCAGCAATATGGCGGCACGCGGCAGGAAATCTCCTGGCGAGAAACCCTCTCCTGCGTCGGGCTGACGCGGGCCAAGTCAGGGCACTGTTTTCCCGCTGGGCATTCGGCAGGTGCTTTCTCCCTTTCCGCTGGATACTTCATCTTTTTAAAGCATAACCGCAAACGGGCTCAACAAGCTCTGTTCCTGTCCCTGGCATTAGGTTGCCTGTTCAGCTTCGGACAGATAGCCCGTGGCGCTCATTTCCTGTCTCATTGTCTTTGCTCTGCTTGGCTTTGCTGGGTTGTAAACTGGGTTTTATATTTTGGCCCTTTCAAAGGCAAACTCTGA
- the tatC gene encoding twin-arginine translocase subunit TatC produces MPVDEQPAAQPGLAADMGLVEHLEELRRRLLRALLAWLAGFALCYHWAQELFVWFSAPVLQVLPPGSSMVFVQATEPFFTYLKAAALAGFLVALPILLYQLWAFVAPALYPGEKRFAVPFVLSGCLCFGAGTWFGFQLVFPLIFQFLIQFGTDSGQIQAMLSMGAYLSLASRLLLAFGLVFEMPILSFFLARLGLITGARLASWRRHAFVAAFIIGAMLTPPDVISQLALAVPFILLYEVSILVARLSSRR; encoded by the coding sequence GTGCCGGTCGATGAGCAACCCGCTGCGCAACCGGGCCTGGCGGCGGACATGGGGCTGGTCGAGCATCTGGAGGAACTGCGTCGCCGCCTGCTGCGCGCCCTGCTGGCCTGGCTGGCGGGGTTCGCCCTGTGCTACCACTGGGCGCAGGAGCTGTTTGTCTGGTTCAGCGCGCCGGTGCTGCAGGTGTTGCCGCCGGGTAGCTCAATGGTGTTTGTTCAGGCCACCGAACCCTTTTTTACCTATCTCAAGGCCGCCGCCCTGGCCGGCTTCCTCGTTGCCCTGCCGATCCTTCTTTATCAGCTGTGGGCCTTTGTCGCGCCGGCCCTTTATCCTGGGGAAAAGCGTTTTGCCGTACCCTTCGTGCTTAGCGGCTGCCTGTGTTTCGGCGCCGGCACCTGGTTCGGCTTCCAGCTGGTGTTTCCGCTGATCTTTCAGTTTCTGATTCAATTCGGTACCGACAGCGGCCAGATTCAGGCCATGCTGTCCATGGGCGCCTATCTGAGCCTGGCCAGTCGGCTGCTGCTGGCCTTCGGCCTGGTTTTCGAAATGCCCATCCTCAGCTTTTTTCTGGCCCGGCTGGGGTTGATCACTGGCGCCCGGTTGGCCAGCTGGCGCCGTCATGCCTTTGTCGCCGCCTTTATCATCGGTGCCATGCTGACGCCGCCGGATGTCATTTCCCAGCTGGCTCTGGCCGTGCCCTTTATCCTGCTCTACGAGGTCAGCATCCTCGTTGCCCGCCTGAGTAGCCGCCGCTAA
- a CDS encoding lipopolysaccharide kinase InaA family protein — protein sequence MTSGPQSGVRLLYRAPAWQERLTRAGLQEFGDFWDLQLEAVDEGNSGRGQAGWSRVCLHPLWVDGALLGRLVIKRQSNYFSRDWRHPLRGRLTFEKELANLRHYQQAGIATMEAVYCATRQHNGSRQAVLVTAFLDGFISLEEQLRRWRDQPPPRRQRDLLLDAVARLVANLHRQGLEHRCLFPKHIFVEPASDNPQVRLIDLEKTRWVPWRPARRVRDLTALARRWPGLRPRDALRFLCSYSGHARLQAGDKQLWRAVAQRIRAKRNDRSLS from the coding sequence ATGACCTCCGGCCCGCAAAGCGGCGTTCGCCTGCTGTACCGTGCGCCGGCCTGGCAGGAGCGCCTGACACGCGCTGGCCTGCAGGAGTTCGGTGATTTCTGGGATCTGCAGCTGGAGGCGGTGGACGAGGGCAACAGCGGTCGCGGCCAGGCCGGCTGGAGCCGGGTGTGCCTGCACCCGCTGTGGGTCGATGGCGCGCTGCTCGGCCGACTGGTGATCAAACGGCAGAGCAACTATTTCAGCCGCGACTGGCGCCATCCGTTGCGCGGCCGGCTGACCTTCGAAAAAGAACTGGCCAACCTGCGCCATTACCAGCAGGCCGGCATCGCGACCATGGAGGCGGTCTACTGCGCCACCCGTCAGCACAACGGCAGCCGCCAGGCCGTACTGGTGACGGCTTTTCTCGATGGTTTTATTTCGCTGGAGGAACAGCTGCGCCGCTGGCGGGACCAGCCGCCCCCAAGACGGCAACGCGATCTGCTGCTCGATGCCGTGGCACGGCTGGTGGCCAATCTGCATCGGCAGGGGCTGGAGCATCGCTGCCTGTTTCCCAAGCATATTTTTGTCGAACCCGCCAGCGACAACCCCCAGGTGCGACTGATCGATCTGGAAAAAACCCGCTGGGTGCCCTGGCGGCCGGCCCGCCGGGTGCGCGACCTGACCGCTCTGGCGCGACGCTGGCCGGGACTGAGGCCACGCGACGCCCTGCGCTTTCTGTGCAGCTACAGTGGCCACGCCCGCCTGCAGGCAGGCGACAAACAGCTGTGGCGGGCAGTGGCCCAGCGCATCCGCGCCAAACGGAATGACCGGAGTCTATCCTAA
- the tatA gene encoding twin-arginine translocase TatA/TatE family subunit produces MFGLGSQELFLVLLVVVVLFGAKRLPQLGEALGKGIRNFKSGLKTPGDKEEGRDDGRDERDDA; encoded by the coding sequence ATGTTCGGACTGGGGAGTCAGGAACTGTTTCTGGTGCTGCTGGTTGTTGTGGTGCTGTTTGGTGCCAAGCGCTTGCCGCAGCTGGGGGAGGCCCTGGGCAAGGGCATTCGTAATTTCAAAAGCGGCCTGAAAACGCCGGGGGACAAGGAAGAAGGGCGGGACGATGGGCGCGACGAGCGTGACGACGCCTGA
- the modD gene encoding ModD protein: protein MPLPFVPQSVLEAFILEDAPYGDLTCQALGLEAQPGEMECSFRAATCVCGSEEAARLAELCGCRVTQLCPSGSLVAAGEPVLRLTGSVAALHRCWRMAGNLLEYLSGISSRTRQLVDSARQVNPQVLVTATRKIFPGTKALVTKAVLCGGGQLHRLGLSETVLVFDNHRHFLPPDQPLAALVAQLRRSLPDKKITIEVKDSAEALELARLGVDAVQLDKIGVAELAELVRQVRAIHPATLLVAAGGIRQDNLVAYAATGVDILVTSSLYSGPPADLAVRLRPQPPAA from the coding sequence ATGCCCCTGCCGTTTGTGCCCCAGTCCGTGCTGGAGGCGTTTATCCTGGAGGATGCGCCCTATGGCGATCTGACCTGTCAGGCCCTTGGTCTGGAGGCCCAGCCGGGTGAGATGGAATGCAGCTTTCGCGCGGCCACCTGTGTCTGTGGCAGCGAGGAGGCGGCCCGACTGGCCGAGCTGTGCGGCTGCCGGGTGACGCAACTGTGCCCCAGCGGCAGCCTGGTGGCGGCAGGGGAGCCGGTGCTGCGGTTGACCGGTTCCGTTGCGGCGTTGCACCGCTGCTGGCGCATGGCGGGCAATCTGCTGGAGTATCTCAGTGGCATCAGCAGCCGCACGCGCCAGCTGGTCGACAGCGCCCGCCAGGTCAATCCGCAGGTGCTGGTGACGGCAACACGCAAGATTTTTCCCGGCACCAAGGCGCTGGTGACCAAGGCGGTGCTGTGCGGTGGCGGTCAGCTCCACCGGCTGGGGCTGTCGGAAACGGTGCTGGTGTTCGACAATCACCGCCATTTTCTGCCACCCGATCAGCCTTTGGCGGCACTGGTGGCGCAGTTGCGCCGCAGCCTGCCCGACAAGAAGATCACCATCGAGGTCAAGGACAGTGCCGAAGCCCTCGAACTGGCGCGGTTGGGGGTCGATGCGGTGCAGCTCGACAAGATCGGGGTGGCGGAACTGGCCGAGCTGGTGCGCCAGGTGCGCGCCATCCATCCCGCAACCCTGCTGGTCGCCGCTGGCGGCATCCGCCAGGACAATCTGGTGGCCTATGCCGCCACCGGCGTCGATATTCTGGTGACTTCGAGCCTGTACAGTGGCCCGCCGGCCGATCTGGCGGTGCGGCTGCGGCCGCAGCCGCCGGCCGCGTAA
- a CDS encoding diacylglycerol kinase — translation MKKNTGIRRVIRAMSYSLAGLKAAFRSEAAFRQEIAVAALLLPLAFWLDLVMTDRLLLIGSVLLVLIVELLNSAIEAVIDRIGPDWHELAGRAKDMGSAAVLISLLFATLCWLTIPWPR, via the coding sequence ATGAAAAAGAATACCGGTATTCGACGCGTGATACGCGCGATGAGCTATTCCCTCGCCGGTCTCAAGGCCGCCTTTCGTTCCGAGGCCGCGTTCCGTCAGGAAATCGCGGTAGCGGCGCTACTCCTGCCTTTAGCCTTCTGGCTTGATCTGGTCATGACTGACCGTTTGTTGTTAATTGGCTCGGTCCTGCTTGTGCTCATCGTGGAGCTTTTAAATTCCGCCATTGAGGCAGTTATCGACCGTATAGGCCCAGACTGGCACGAACTCGCCGGGCGCGCCAAGGACATGGGTTCGGCCGCAGTCCTTATAAGCCTGTTGTTTGCTACCCTGTGCTGGCTGACGATTCCCTGGCCACGCTGA